The following proteins are co-located in the Hevea brasiliensis isolate MT/VB/25A 57/8 chromosome 11, ASM3005281v1, whole genome shotgun sequence genome:
- the LOC110640327 gene encoding equilibrative nucleotide transporter 3 — MAIADGSGALPSRLEGKYKATIVCWILGLGSLVAWNTMLTIGDYYYSLFPKSYHPSRVLTLVYQPFALGTMALLAYNESKINTRKRNIAGYTLFTASTLMLLVLDLATSGKGGIGSFLGICAIVAVFGISDAHVQGGMVGDLSLMCPEFIQSFLAGLAAAGALTSALRLITKAAFEKASHGLRKGVILFLAISTLLEFLCVLLYAFVFPKLPIVKYYRAKAASEGSKTVSADLAAAGLQTQEADLKQLERLSNKKLFLQNIDYAIDLFLIYVLTLSIFPGFLYENTGEHKLGAWYPLVLIAMYNILDLISRYIPLIECLKLESRKGLMVAVLSRFLFIPAFYFTAKYADQGWMIMLTSVLGLTNGYLTVCVLTVAPKGYKGPEQNALGNFLVVFLLGGIFAGVSLDWLWLIGNGSF, encoded by the exons ATGGCCATTGCTGATGGAAGTGGGGCTCTGCCATCAAGGCTTGAG GGAAAATATAAAGCAACGATTGTTTGTTGGATTCTTGGACTTGGGTCCCTTGTTGCTTGGAACACTATGCTAACCATAGGAGATTACTACTACAGTTTGTTCCCTAAG AGTTACCATCCTTCAAGGGTACTAACCCTTGTCTATCAACCATTTGCACTCGGGACAATGGCGTTATTAGCATACAATGAATCAAAGATTAATACTAGAAAGCGGAATATAGCTGGATACACTCTCTTCACAGCAAGTACTTTGATGCTCTTGGTT CTGGACTTGGCTACATCAGGCAAAGGAGGAATTGGATCTTTCCTTGGCATATGTGCTATAGTTGCTGTTTTTGGAATTTCAGATGCTCATGTTCAAGGTGGAATGGTTGGAGACTTGTCTTTAATGTGCCCTGAATTCATCCAA TCCTTTCTTGCTGGTTTAGCCGCAGCAGGAGCACTGACCTCTGCTTTGAGGCTAATTACAAAAGCAGCATTTGAAAAGGCTAGTCATGGACTTCGAAAGGGAGTCA TTTTATTTTTAGCAATCTCCACTTTGTTGGAGTTTCTATGTGTTCTATTGTATGCATTTGTCTTCCCTAAACTGCCAATAGTGAAGTATTACCGTGCAAAAGCAGCCTCAGAAGGATCAAAAACTGTTTCAGCTGATCTTGCAGCAGCAGGACTCCAAACCCAAGAA GCTGACCTCAAACAACTTGAACGGTTGAGCAATAAAAAACTGTTCTTACAAAATATTGATTATGCAATTGACCTGTTTCTGATATATGTGCTGACATTATCAATTTTCCCTGGATTCTTATATGAAAATACTGGTGAACACAAGTTGGGGGCTTG GTATCCTCTTGTTCTGATTGCAATGTACAATATTTTGGATCTCATATCAAGGTACATTCCCTTGATTGAATGCTTGAAATTGGAGTCTAGAAAAGGCCTAATGGTGGCAGTTCTTTCACGTTTTCTATTCATTCCTGCATTCTACTTCACTGCAAAATATGCTGATCAGGGATGGATGATCATGCTCACATCTGTTCTGGGGCTAACAAATGGTTATCTCACTGTGTGTGTCCTCACAGTGGCACCTAAAGGCTACAAG GGACCTGAGCAGAATGCTCTGGGTAATTTTCTTGTGGTGTTCTTGTTAGGCGGCATATTTGCAGGGGTTTCTCTTGATTGGCTGTGGCTTATAGGTAATGGTTCATTCTGA